From a single Arachis hypogaea cultivar Tifrunner chromosome 3, arahy.Tifrunner.gnm2.J5K5, whole genome shotgun sequence genomic region:
- the LOC112770734 gene encoding uncharacterized protein, with the protein MATNHDQHHHLLLLILLFLLQTPLNASSSPSPSPLPFPSPTVTTPPFSCPLSPVTSVSSSLPPATSLAPVSPETSPPPPSPPPPPPPPPPPPPALPPQLNNVIDALIGAGDFSIWVNILSMSNPALLPISATLFIPQDATLNRNGNGNGNGVPLMVDPFLFPYHVVPQRLTFSDLLLFRRAARLPTLLPGKSISVTDDSAVNFSLDGIPITHPDIYKTPSIAVHGVAGVLDYSVYGDGIPPPPPPPPPAPYSPPPHTSVMQPFMPMEETIGMMGGKSGSCGSPRASLWCTLVHVAILALVIQELVFVLH; encoded by the coding sequence ATGGCAACCAATCACGATCAACACCACCatctcctcctcctcattctcctcttcctcctccagACCCCACTGAACGCATCATCATCCCCATCACCCTCACCCTTACCGTTTCCATCACCAACGGTAACAACGCCCCCATTCTCTTGCCCATTATCACCGGTAACTTCCGTATCGTCCTCTCTGCCTCCAGCGACGTCTTTGGCGCCGGTATCACCAGAAACATCACCACCGCCACCatccccaccaccaccaccaccaccgcctcCTCCTCCACCACCGGCACTGCCCCCACAGCTGAACAACGTCATAGACGCACTGATCGGAGCCGGTGACTTCAGCATATGGGTGAACATTCTCTCAATGTCAAACCCTGCATTGCTCCCAATCAGCGCCACACTCTTCATTCCGCAAGATGCCACATTGAACCGCAACGGCAACGGCAACGGCAACGGGGTTCCGCTTATGGTagacccttttctttttcccTACCACGTGGTCCCGCAGCGCCTCACCTTCTCTGACCTCCTCCTCTTCCGCCGCGCCGCCCGCCTCCCAACCCTCCTTCCCGGAAAGTCCATCTCCGTTACCGACGACTCCGCCGTAAACTTCTCCCTCGATGGCATTCCGATCACCCACCCTGACATCTACAAAACACCCTCCATCGCCGTCCACGGTGTCGCCGGTGTACTCGACTACTCCGTCTACGGCGATGGCATCCCCCCGccgcctcctcctcctcctcctgctCCTTATTCTCCGCCGCCGCACACCTCCGTCATGCAGCCGTTCATGCCGATGGAGGAAACCATAGGAATGATGGGTGGGAAGTCTGGTTCTTGCGGTTCTCCACGTGCGTCTCTATGGTGCACCCTCGTCCACGTGGCAATCTTGGCTCTCGTTATTCAAGAACTCGTCTTTGTTCTGCATTGA
- the LOC112790650 gene encoding lysine-specific demethylase JMJ18: MEQLILAAESDIKEDSPLRPKPKSNDAPEPSGSPRSRMVSARWDPAEACRPIIDEAPVFYPTNEEFEDTLGYIAKIRPQAEPHGICRIVPPACWVPPCPLKEKDIWENAKFSTRIQQIDLLQNREPMKKKKRGRKRKRRNHSKMGTCRRLVNSSSGANSAPEPDEKFGFQSGSDFTFKDFQLYANYFKECYFRLKDPGEDEKFSNDSYQRRWQPSVEEIEGEYWRIIEQPTDEVEVYYGADLETGSVGSGFPKSSSLTKSDSNQYALSGWNLNNFARLPGSVLSFEGSDISGVLVPWLYVGMCFSSFCWHVEDHHLYSLNYLHWGDPKVWYGVPGNHASALEDTMKKHLPDLFEEQPNLLNDLVTQLSPSILKSEGVPVYRTVQHSGEFVITFPRAYHSGFNCGFNCAEAVNVAPVDWLMHGQNAVELYSLQSRKTSLSHDKLLFGSAQEAVQALAELALHGKETPKCLKWRSVCGKEGVLTKAIKTRIKMEEERLGCLPTHLKLLKMDKDFDSYDERECFSCFYDLHLSAVGCECSRDIYSCLKHSKFLCSCAMDKRFVLFRYTIDELKSLVEALEGESHAIKVWANKRLGMVSTVSSEVCMYEPDMEKDMYKAKNPKEEETSVIGATNNSNLNIPSRPHSHVTSEIVQSESHDVTSGASYGIIENHNHRIDKKLVADNGHKVDQEGSLDLNVEAVSDGNENNLLLKSFLTEEKLCCSGSGTKQENIGLAGEHNLSQFCVLKTELSSCSSVVAYSGPFNGGKFGIDSNSGKHPNCMVKREIIDSMNRSISLSDESHLMQVFGTTVKLISLGSVAYGKLWCTKQAIYPRGFKSLVSFFSILDPARICSYISEVVDAGFLGPLFKVTLEGHPNEVFTDTTADKCWESILKRLHDEIVRQRSLGELELPPIELLKSINGHRMFGFHLPSVIQAIEAQDLTHQCAEYWNHKGALTSQGRAIKKFKDGSGSSSGSGNTKVFGINLIKQEDDDIGGSCHSLGEMQSILQGLLKRASADELSAMRKLFSSDALCSQWRMTFLSLMEEINKAGR; this comes from the exons ATGGAACAGCTGATATTGGCTGCAGAATCTGACATCAAAGAG GACTCCCCTTTGAGGCCAAAGCCAAAAAGTAATGATGCACCTGAGCCTTCTGGCAGTCCTAGAAGTAGAATG GTCTCTGCTAGATGGGATCCAGCTGAGGCATGCCGACCCATAATTGATGAAGCACCCGTGTTCTATCCTACTAATGAG GAATTTGAAGACACACTTGGTTACATAGCGAAGATACGCCCCCAAGCTGAACCCCATGGAATATGCAGGATTGTCCCTCCTGCTTGCTGGGTGCCACCTTGCCCTCTGAAGGAGAAAGATATATGGGAAAATGCTAAATTTTCCACCCGTATTCAGCAGATTGATTTGCTTCAAAACAGGGAgcccatgaaaaagaaaaaaaggggaagGAAACGGAAACGTAGAAATCACTCCAAAATGGGAACATGCAGGAGATTGGTCAATTCAAGTTCAGGAGCTAATAGTGCTCCTGAACCTGATGAGAAATTTGGATTCCAATCAGGGTCAGACTTCACATTTAAAGACTTTCAGCTGTATGCTAATTATTTTAAGGAATGCTACTTTCGGTTAAAAGATCCTGGTGAAGATGAAAAATTTAGCAATGATAGCTaccagaggagatggcagccctCAGTGGAGGAAATTGAAGGTGAATATTGGCGAATAATTGAGCAACCAACTGATGAGGTTGAG GTGTATTATGGTGCAGACTTGGAAACTGGATCAGTCGGAAGTGGTTTTCCGAAATCATCATCCTTAACTAAGAGCGACTCGAATCAATATGCCCTCTCTGGTTGGAATCTCAATAATTTTGCGCGACTACCAGGTTCGGTACTTAGTTTTGAAGGAAGTGACATCTCAGGAGTTCTTGTGCCGTGGCTATATGTTGGCATGTGCTTTTCATCATTTTGCTGG CATGTGGAGGATCATCACCTTTATTCTCTTAATTACCTGCACTGGGGTGACCCAAAAGTATGGTATGGGGTACCTGGAAACCATGCCTCAGCTTTGGAAGATACAATGAAGAAGCACTTACCTGATTTATTTGAGGAACAGCCAAATCTACTCAATGATCTG GTTACACAGTTATCTCCTTCGATTCTTAAATCTGAGGGTGTGCCTGTATATCGTACTGTCCAGCACTCTGGGGAGTTTGTTATTACTTTTCCAAGGGCATACCACTCTGGCTTCAATTGCGGCTTCAACTGTGCAGAGGCAGTGAATGTGGCTCCTGTTGATTGGCTAATGCATGGCCAGAATGCTGTTGAGCTTTATAGCTTGCAGAGTCGTAAGACATCCTTGTCGCATGACAAGCTGTTATTTGGATCAGCACAGGAAGCTGTACAGGCCCTCGCAGAACTAGCTCTTCATGGAAAAGAAACTCCAAAATGTTTGAAATGGAGAAGTGTCTGCGGGAAAGAGGGAGTTCTAACAAAGGCCATTAAG ACAAGGATAAAGATGGAAGAAGAGAGGCTGGGATGTCTTCCAACACATTTGAAGTTGCTAAAGATGGACAAAGACTTCGATTCTTATGATGAAAGAGAATGCTTCTCTTGCTTCTATGACTTGCATTTATCTGCTGTGGGATGTGAGTGCTCTAGGGACATATATTCTTGTCTTAAGCACTCAAAGTTTTTATGCTCTTGCGCAATGGATAAAAGATTTGTTCTTTTTCGTTATACCATAGATGAACTAAAATCTTTGGTTGAAGCATTAGAAGGAGAATCACATGCTATTAAGGTGTGGGCAAATAAAAGGCTTGGAATGGTATCTACTGTTTCCAGTGAGGTTTGCATGTATGAACCAGATATGGAGAAAGACATGTACAAAGCaaagaatcccaaagaagaggAGACCTCGGTAATAGGAGCCACGAATAACTCAAATTTAAATATACCTAGCAGGCCTCATAGTCATGTCACTTCAGAGATAGTTCAGTCAGAGTCTCACGATGTAACTTCTGGTGCATCATATGGAATTATAGAAAATCATAATCATAGGATTGATAAAAAGTTGGTCGCAGATAATGGACATAAAGTGGACCAGGAAGGTTCATTGGATTTGAATGTTGAAGCTGTATCAGATGGAAATGAAAATAATTTGCTGCTTAAGAGTTTCTTAACAGAGGAAAAATTATGTTGCTCCGGCTCtggaacaaaacaagaaaacattggGCTTGCTGGCGAGCATAACCTATCACAGTTTTGTGTTCTGAAGACAGAACTTTCATCATGTTCAAGTGTTGTTGCTTATTCTGGTCCATTTAATGGTGGAAAATTTGGGATAGATTCAAATTCTGGAAAGCATCCTAACTGCATGGTTAAAAGGGAAATCATTGACTCGATGAATAGAAGTATATCTTTGAGTGATGAAAGCCATCTAATGCAAGTGTTTGGTACTACTGTGAAGCTTATAAGTTTGGGATCTGTTGCTTATGGAAAACTATGGTGCACTAAGCAGGCAATATATCCAAGAG GATTCAAGAGTCTAGTTAGCTTCTTTAGCATTCTTGATCCAGCAAGAATATGTAGCTATATTTCTGAAGTTGTTGATGCTGGATTTCTTGGACCTCTTTTCAAG GTTACCCTGGAAGGTCATCCAAATGAGGTGTTCACTGATACCACAGCAGACAAGTGCTGGGAATCAATTCTAAAGAGACTACATGATGAAATCGTTAGGCAAAGGAGTCTAGGTGAACTAGAACTTCCTCCGATAGAGCTTTTGAAAAGCATTAATGGTCATAGAATGTTTGGCTTCCATTTGCCATCTGTTATTCAG GCCATTGAAGCGCAGGATCTCACTCATCAGTGTGCAGAGTACTGGAACCACAAAGGTGCCCTCACTTCACAGGGCCGCGCGATTAAAAAGTTCAAAGATGGTTCAGGTAGCTCTTCAGGTAGTGGCAATACCAAAGTTTTTGGCATCAATTTAATTAAGCAGGAAGATGATGACATAGGTGGAAGTTGTCATTCCCTTGGAGAGATGCAATCAATATTACAGGGATTGCTAAAAAGGGCAAGTGCTGATGAGTTAAGCGCAATGCGTAAGTTATTCAGCTCGGACGCTTTGTGCTCCCAGTGGAGAATGACATTCTTATCCCTGATGGAGGAGATCAATAAAGCTGgtagataa